A genomic region of Arachis stenosperma cultivar V10309 chromosome 9, arast.V10309.gnm1.PFL2, whole genome shotgun sequence contains the following coding sequences:
- the LOC130949890 gene encoding uncharacterized mitochondrial protein AtMg00860-like: MLYAKLSKCEFWKNEVKFLCHVVSKQGIAVDPAKVETVMNWERPTLVTEIKSFLGLVRYYRRFIKKFLQLALPLTKLTRKDTPFIWTPECEESFQALKQRLTTAPVLVLPEPSEPFEVYCDASLKGLVFILMQHRNVVAYASRQLRPHDELPDS, encoded by the coding sequence ATGTTATACGCTAAGTTATCTAAATGCGAGTTCTGGAAGAATGAGGTAAAGTTTCTTtgtcacgtggtgagtaagcaGGGAATAGCTGTGGATCCTGCTAAGGTGGAAACAGTAATGAATTGGGAGCGACCAACTTTAGTGACAGAGATTAAGAGTTTCCTAGGTTTGGTGAGGTATTATCGGAGATTCATTAAGAAATTTTTACAGCTCGCCTTACCTTTAACTAAGCTGACTAGGAAGGATACACCTTTTATatggactccggaatgcgaAGAGAGTTTTCAAGCATTGAAGCAAAGGTTAACTACTGCACCCGTGTTGGTACTGCCTGAGCCAAGTGAACCGTTTGAAGTGTACTGTGATGCATCATTAAAGGGTTTGGTGTTCATTCTAATGCAGCATCGAAATGTTGTAGCATATGCTTCACGGCAGTTAAGGCCGCATGATGAACTACCCGACTCATGA